In the genome of Arvicola amphibius chromosome 2, mArvAmp1.2, whole genome shotgun sequence, the window gtgagaggctgaaactaatgggccaggcagtgtttaaatgaatatagtttgtgtgttgttatttcggggcacaagctagccaggaggGTGAGAGCGGCGGGGCAGGAAGCAGccctctgctcctcactacattttaCCCAGAGTGACTCTTTGGGAagacaaataaatataagaaagaatCATAAAACCACCCAACTAGACCATTACATGTGCAAAAGAAATGTATGTTTTGGGGACACAAACCACCAGACTGCCTAAGAGAATACTCTTTCTACTTTTATTGGAGAAAGGTAGCATCAGGTTGTGGGTTGCAGGCCAGAGCAGCCTGGGAATCAGCTTGAagatgctggttttttttttttaagcctgttTGGGCTAATCAGGAACTCGATGCACTTTGCCTGAATTAGTAGATTATTGGAGGAAGATAAGAGAAATAATAGCTCTTTAGATAAGCGGCAACACATTTTACAAGGTTTCATAGGAAAGTCTAATTTAGATTTCTGTTTACCTGATGTTAATCATTCTATTTGCCAGGTGAGAGCCCTCTTTGCACAGGACCCTTGAACCATTTGGGACATTTTCAGGAGTACTGCCATATTTAAAGTACATTTAAATCCTAACCATACAAAGATTCAGGGACAAAGAGATTCCAACTCTGGAATATACTTGGAAGTTAgtctaaataaagagaaaagatgaacaaaattaAGGAGTCTTGGTCAAGATCAGTCCTTACCActatttattaattcttattGTCCCATAATTATCATTTCCTTCACAAAATACTCTGATGATTTGTTAAAACTCCCATTCTTGCATAAACTGTGCTTTTAGTCCTTTCCTTACCCCAAAATGGGATTCCTGGGGAAGTTTCAATACCTTGTATTACAAAGTTAAAAATTGTGATAGAACCTAtgtttctctttaaaagtctgttttctgCCAAAGGAGCTATACAGAATATGCTGGAACTCCAATAATTGCTTCTCTAAAAGGTGTTCACCGAATCTCTTAGCCCAGGATTTGTttcttctcagatttttttttcatgtatatatgaaatataaaccTAATATGTTGAAATTTTCCTTCTACCTGATTCcgttttacaatttaaaaattctaattcaAATTCCCATTAtttgctatgaacaaagttgcaTATTCTATTTCTTCGATTTTGAAGTTTTTGCTGTAGATTACTTTTTCATTTAAGTTTCTATTTTCAGTCAAATTTCTCTTAAACACCTTCTCATTTCCCTGTCTCCTCCACTGTTTGAATTCTCCTGACTCTCCATCTTGTTGTGTTATTGTCCTCTTGTTTCTGATACTTTAACTCTTTCCAGACCAGCTCcagttgttatttgtttgtttatttagatttCTTGGCTGAAGTTGTGATGCCACTGATCTTAGTTGCACTTAACTATTTCTGCAgtgaaactccatgaccaaagaaactcaGGGAACAAAGGGTTCATAAggcttacattttattattaatgttcattatcaaaggaagcTGACGAGGACAGGTACCTGAAGGCAGGAGTAGATGCAGATAACATGGAGGCAAgctgcttaatggcttgctcACTGTAGCTTGATCAGCCTaatttcttatagaaaccaggaccaccagcccagagatggaacTAGTAGGCTTAGCCCTTATCCATTcatgactaattaagaaaatgtcttattgCTGGATCATTCTTACAGACAACTGCAGCTTGTATATTAATTAACACAATACTAGCCAGGACACCACAACAGAGGAATTAGTGCTGTTCTCTTGCCACAAGAAGGAAATCACCATATTTagattctttttacatttttcccactccccttcttACTTTCTTGGATGATAATCTCCTGTCATTGTGAgtatttgttgttgctgctgttgattTTATTCACTCACTTTCTGTTAAGCAAATGTATAACCTGCTGTTATCTTGTAAGCCTAGGCTtgtgttttatttcaaataatcacCTTGGAATGTCTTATCTTCCTCCCATGCCATTACTGCAGATGTGAGTGTCCTCTGGCACTTGGCATTTGCTTGTGGCAAACATTTACCAAGATCTTCCCTGaagcataaaaaacaaaaatgaatagtGGTCCTAGGCCACTTCCTTGAAGGTGGAAGTATTTCTGTATATTCATTTTCAAGTGGAGAATGACCTGTGTTAAGTCAAGGTAGAAAGGGATCAAAAGAGAAGTTGTCTTAATATTTTCATTCTGTATTGACCACTTATCagccataaaacaaacaaaaataactgcaATGATTACGTACCTAGCCCAACCCGTAATATGGCTCCCTTGCAGCAGAGCCCTGTGAGGACAGCTTCTGTGAATCAAAGAAATCGAACTTACAGCAGCAGTGGGAGCAGTGGAGGAAGCCACCCAAGTAGTCGGAGCAGCAGTCGGGAGAACTTTGGAAGCGGAAGTGTGAGGGCTCCTATCACTGTTCCTAGTCCCTCTCCTCCCAGCGTCTTTCCAGGTCATACTGTTCAGTTCTACAGCATGAATAGGCCTGCCTCTCACCATACGCCACCAACAATCAGGGGCTCATTGCCCTGTAGACGGCCTCCTTCCATAACTTCGCAGGCAAGCCTTCAGAGTCAGATGAATGGAGGGCCTTTTTATAACCAGAATCCAGTTTCAGAtacaccacccccaccaccacctgtgaAAGAGCCAGACTTTGATGAGTTCCCTCCTCCACCGCCACCTCCAGAAGAatatgaggaggaggaagcagcggTGGTTGAGTACAGTGATCCTTATGCTGAAGAGGACCACTGTGGGCTCCAAGGTCTTACTTGGAAAAGGTTGTGGCAATTTATGATTATACAAAAGACAAGGAAGATGAGCTGTCCTTTCAGGGAGGAGCCATTATTTATGTCATCAAGAAGAACGACGATGGTTGGTATGACGGAATTATGAATGGAGTGACTGGGCTCTTCCCCGATGTTGAGTCCATCATGCATTACTCAGAGGAAAGCTCAGCACAGCTGTGCTTCACTCTCAGAAAGTCAGGTCTTCCAAGGTTAGCTAGAGGCCCTGGGAATTTCCTCCCAGTGAAACAAATAAGCATACAAATGATGAAgttattttttctatgttttggTTCATCTCctagtattaaaaacaaaaaaatcaaatttgagtctgaataaaaaaaaatcagagggaGGTGTCTCATACCCAGAAAAATAAGCATGGTATATGTTCACTTATAAGTGACCATTATATCTTAAGTAAATGATAAACAAGCTAGAATCCATAgaccaaaaaatattaaataacaagGAGGGTTCTAGTGGTAGTGCATCACTAGCCCTAAGAAGgggaaatataatatattttgtggtggactggacacaggtgtggataGGAACAGAAGGGATCAGGCAGAGaacagagggatggagggagagtaCAGGAGGGTGATGTTGAACTCTAGTGCAGTGAAAACTTCCCTGAAATTAGTAGGGTGATGCTAGCAGGAAAAGCAACTAATGGAGGATATAAAACCTAaacatgccatattctgtaataAGGCAGGAATGTGACACCAATCAAGATACAAATCCTTTCACTACAGCCATTTCCGACTACAAAATATGATGGAGCAATGGTAGTACAGAGCTTGTGGCAGTGGCTGAACAATGACTGATAATTTGATGTCCATGCCACATGAAAGCACCCAGGCCTGTCACCAGGAACTGGAAACTGGATGGGTCAGAGACCTAAGGTAGACTCAAACACGACAGCAAAATAAGTCAATGAAATGACTCTTAatgctattctgctatactcatatatCAGTGCCTAGACCAATTATTATCATAGAGGCTTCCTCCAACAGCTGActggagcagatacagagacccaaagcAATACTTATTAGGTATAGGTCAGGAAACACCTCTGAAGTAGGAAAGAGTGGAAGAATTGTAGGAACCAGAGTTTTCAAGGATACCCAGAGAACACAGCCCAGAGAATCAAATAAGCAGGGTTAATagggtctcacagagactgaagcagcaatcatggCAGCTGCATGAGTTTGTGCTAGGTTCAATGCTATTATgttgtggttgtttagcttgtGGATTTTGTGAAATTCCTAAAAATGGGAGTATGgatgtttctgactctttttccttgttttgggACACTTTTACTCCTACTAGGTTGCCTCGTCCAGCCTTGATATaaaggtttgtgcctagtcttatttcAACTTATCCCATGTTGTTTGGTTGAAATCTCCGAgttctgctcttttctgaagggaaatgaaggagcatTGGATCTGGGGGACAAGGGTGTTTGGAGTCTGctgtgaggagaggagaaaaaggaggatgTGGTCATTATATATTGtaaggaagaagaataaagaaaaaagaaaaaagagtacaCATAGACTGAGGATAGCAGAATAGACCTTATATAATTGAAAGCataaaaatgaactgaaaataTATCTATGTTCATAATGTTAGCTATTTAACACTTTTAAATTCATGAGTGTTTTGATTGCATCCATGTAAGAATACAGTGTGCATTCCTGGTGAGTTTAGAAATAGAGGAGgatgtcattactttttctgctgtttagttctccattgtgtaaacgtaccacattttccttatccattctttggtcaagggccatttaggttgtttccagattctttcTATAAAAAACAATGTTGTTgtgaacatagtttagcacatgttcttgtggtaaaATTGAGCATTCTtcggatatatatatatatatatatatatgtccaaatgtggtattactgggtcttgaggaagattgtttcctaattttctaagaaatctccacactgatatccaaaggggctgtgtcATATTGCGCTCCCACAaacaatgtaggagtgttccctttatcccacccTATCCATCATGaggtgtcatcagtgtttttgaacttggccattcttacaggtgtaatatggaatctcagagttgttttgatttgcatttctctgaaggctaaggatgttgagcatttccttaagtgtctttcagtcattttagattcctctgttgagaattctgtttagtgctttctctatttttattagtttatttgttcttttgatgacctatttcttgagttctttgtatattttgaagatcagacctcaaatggatggagccagaaaacatcatcttgagtaagtaatccagacccagaaagataattataatATGAACCCACATAAATGGTctataaatataaagcaaagaaaaccagcctacaaatcacaattccagagcacctagacagcaaagaggaccatAGGAGtgacataaatggatctaatctaaatgagaagtaggaaaagacaagatttccttagtaaattgggagtatggggacatgggagagggttgaaggggagggaagaggaaagaaggggagcagagaaaaaggtatagctcaataaaatcaataaaaaaataaaaaaacacatcaCATGCTTGACATACCCCTGTGctcaaaatatatagaaataaatgtaattgcaattaataaaaataataaaatagaggaGGATAGTGTAATCCCTGAGAATGAAGTTAAGATAGCTATCAGTTTCCatgcaggtgctgagaatcaaaccaagGTCCTCTCCAAGTCTTTTTTTACCAGAGGCATTCTTTCCATCTCagtaaaacacttaaaaatatatattttttcaaataggTACACAAATGCAATGTAATGCAATCAATATTCTTGAAGTTTCAAAAGTTGATAAACTCAGTCTATAATTTATATAGAAATTCATTAGatagaataattaagaaaattctagaaatatggTACTATATTTTCTgacacatttgttttatttatataaatctatagtaattaaatattcatgaactgtacatacacagacaataaaaatgacatcattaaGAAGTGGAAATGTATTCACACAAGATAGATGATATTtctgtgagagagacagaaacagagacagacggAATGGAGTACAGTTCACTTTTGTTGATTTAGTGTTTTGTACCATTCCTAAAAGTATACCCTGTAATAAAGACTTCATCAATATCTTTTTGGAATCATATTTAAGAGAGTCCTGTACTCTCTTTGATTTTATATAGAaatgtctatgtttcttttaatACTGTGAGATTAAAAGTCATATTAGGGTGGTTCAATATGGTTTGAATCTTGTAAGCAGACCATTGAACAGAGAAGTCATAAAAATTCTATGTGATGTGTTATCACAGTGATAGCAGACAGATAAAAGCATAAACACACACTGCTTGAATTTCAAGTCACAGCAGAAGATTATGGGTAATCAGCTTTCTCTTACTCCTGCTTTTCTCAGAAAAACTGGAATCCTTTTTCTCAGAAATGATACCCTGGCTTTTAAATATAGTATACAGGGTTAATTTTCTGTACATAAAGAACATGTATTgaatgttcatagaagcattcaCTCTTCTTTATGAGTCTCAACTGGAGATACAACTCAGACTCATCACAGGGAACAACTGTGTCCTCTGTTAAGGCAGAAAAGACATTCATACTCTGTAGTGTTGGAGATTAAGCAGAAGACTAATAGGCTACAGAGAGGACTGATTAACCtcttctaacaaaataaaatgacttatTACCAGTTGTGTTCAAAATACTGTAATGTCTGAGAAACAGTTTCAGTGGGTGGTCCATGTAAAGGAACAGCTGGTACAGCCAAACCACATACTTCTGCTTCCTAGAAGGCTTGTGTTATGACTTATGTCACTGTGGGAGGATACTCATAACCTTGTTGACAGTAATAAGTTGCCACATCTTCAGGTTGTAGGCTGCTGATCTTGAGAGAATACTGTGGGTCAGATCTACTGCCACTGAACCTGGAAGAGACCCCTTTTGCCAACCTGTTTGCAAGATAGATCAGGACTTTAGTGGGTTTCCCTTGTTTCTGCTGATACCATGCTAAACTCCAGTCAATGCTTTTACTTGGCTGGCATGCGATGGTGACACTTTCTCCTAGAGACGCAGACAGGGAGGCTGGAGACtgggtcatctgtatatcacaTTTGCTACCTGAGAtcagaaattgaaaagaaaattctttacaaTTAATCCTATTATAAAAAGAGCTTTCACTACACAACCAAGTACTAACCAGAATAAACTCAAAGCTATTTGGAAATCTCTTTATAGAAATTAAATTTGTTACCTATAAGCCAGAGCAGCTGCAGAACCAGGAGTTTTGTGGGGAACATGTCTGTTCTGTGACCAGTCTGGAACTGACTCCAGCACATATGTGACCTGATTATGAAGAAGAGCAGTAGGCATGCTCTGGGCACATGCAAATCAGCAATAACTGAATACAGTCACAGAATTGGCCAGATTGATGGCTTATTAAAAGACCATGGTATTCTTGCATCTCAGATTAGAAAGGCAACACATGTTTCTTTGTAGGAAATGTGCTCCTCTTTGGATAATAAATAACAGTGTCCATCTAACTACTGTATTTTATGTTGACTTCTTTCATGTTCAACATACAATTTTCGTGTTGTTTCCCATCATGGTAGGGACTGTAAAACATGGCATAATTCtaaaaagtacataaaaatttaaaaacattgctgtaaagctacagagaaaccctgtatgaaaaagcaaaaaataaaataaagaataaaaaattaaagggtCTTTCCATAGTTAGCAGAAGATGATATACAGTgacttctgtttttctatttatttgtgagATTATATTTTAGTTAAGACATTTCTCTCATCATTTCCTCCATTCAAATCTCACTTATATTCTTCTTCACTACCTTAAAATCTATGacttaaaattcattattttttatttatttgttattgtgtgcatatatgtgtgtgtgtgtgtaagaatattCCTAAATTTTAACTGTTCAttatacttgtatgtatgttttcttaGTTGTTCATTGGGCCTGGGTAACAAACTAGTGTGCTCTTTTCTAAGGAGAAACACCTATCTCGATCCCAACTGTACTCAATTGTCTGTAATCCTTGGTGCAAAATTGAACCTCATGGGCCCATCTAGTTTGGCATTATTTTAGTGTCCTCTCTGTTAAACTCATATTTTGTTAGTAATGTTGCAGAGAATTTGTGTGCATATCTCCTAATGTtactagaaagaaaaatctctcagCAAACTCCACTGACAATATTTTCAtcccaattttaaaaactttcctgGAGCCTTTTGTTTCAGCATATTGTGTAGATGCATCCACTGGGACTGAGCTCTACAAAGTATGATGCAATCTCTTGCCCACAAAGATTCCCACATGAggaatagaattttatttatagacATGATTTTTAAAGAAGGGCAAGATCTCCTGTAAGTAACACATCTTTTCCAGTAAACATTctaattttccttatttatcaCATGTCAAGTACACCAGAACTACTTCAATCAAGACCAGAAAAGCTCATGGATTTTCTTTCCTTGCATCTGTGCATATGAATTCTCTTCCCAGATCACATTGGGATTATATCTATGCCCAAAGTTCCTGTGAGTCTTCAGATTATAGGACCTGACTATTCTCCCTTCTTGTAACAAATTATTGTCTTTAAGGAATATGAGATTTCACTAAGAAATTATCCTTTATGTCCTTGAATGTAAAATAGTTTATAGTTTGCACATGATGTGGGCATCATTTTTTCTTGCATATATTGAGAGGATGTGTAGCTATAGGTTTGTACAGAAAAATACAAGCTTCATGGTGAGGAAAATATGTAAGAAAGTGAATGTTGGAGGCAAACATAGGGAGTTATAGCCCAAGTAAGGTCTAGAGTATGTCAATATCAGGCAGCAGTAATATAATAGGCTTATGAGAAATTGAATAATCAGAAACTGATTGACCTGTAAATAAATGACAGCAGCATTTTGTTGTATGTGTTCATAGATTTGCATCAAGGGATATACCAAAGAGTCTAAAACAGAGATAAAATCAGTGCCCTCTGCCCAAATTCTATGCATTAACATGCATTAACCTGAACATATTTCACATGCTGACACTGTAAGTGTATGTTTAGTTTAAACATAGTGAATCCATCAATGTAGTAACTTATTTCACAGTTGTAAACAactgccttgaaaaaaacaagTTGATCtggaaatgttatttatttggtttcttaTCTGAacaattctaaaaattaaaattaaaattttaaagatttcttttgtgtAAATGACCATTTGGCTGCATGTGCAATACCAGTACGTCTTTCTcacatggaaatcagaagagggtaACATAGCTGAACTAGAACTGTTTCAAACCACCATGTGACTACTGGGGATTAAGAATGatttctctgcaagaacaataagtgctcttaactgctaagccatctttccaaacAGTctctgaatattatatattttgttgaCTTATACCTCTTTTTCAAACAAAGTCACATTTAtactgttctctccttcctgttttctgttcttaGAACTTACTCCAACCATGAACTGACTCAACATTTTTTGCTGCATCACATAACCTTGGCCCAGATCATTACCCACAAAATGTTTATATTGAGTGTATTTGTTCTCTACATACTAACATAATTGAATTCATTGTTATTCACAGCTCATGTCAGGAAAGCTGGTGGATATCAATCTGTGTATGCTATACCTGACCTACACCTGAAggaaatcaatgaagaaaaatatcttcTGTCTTATTCTCTGGGAATTAAGACTTAACTTGCAATAAATCTATTTCATGGTGGGATTAGCACAGTGTCTGACCAGCTTTCAGGTGGCTACCTCTATCTTTACTCCCTTC includes:
- the LOC119807223 gene encoding LOW QUALITY PROTEIN: abl interactor 2-like (The sequence of the model RefSeq protein was modified relative to this genomic sequence to represent the inferred CDS: inserted 1 base in 1 codon); the protein is MSYLPPMPLLQIHKTNKNNCNDYVPSPTRNMAPLQQSPVRTASVNQRNRTYSSSGSSGGSHPSSRSSSRENFGSGSVRAPITVPSPSPPSVFPGHTVQFYSMNRPASHHTPPTIRGSLPCRRPPSITSQASLQSQMNGGPFYNQNPVSDTPPPPPPVKEPDFDEFPPPPPPPEEYEEEEAAVVEYSDPYAEEXPLWAPRSYLEKVVAIYDYTKDKEDELSFQGGAIIYVIKKNDDVLKTKKHSLFFMSLNWRYNSDSSQGTTVSSVKAEKTFILCSVGD